Genomic DNA from Trypanosoma brucei brucei TREU927 chromosome 9, whole genome shotgun sequence:
ACAATTTGTCGCAAAAGGCGCTCACAACGTTTATCGTACCTGTAACTATGCACTGAATtattaattaaaaaaaaactccatCTGTAACTGTCTGGTatgttctttgttttgtgatACTGACTATACACCTACAATGGGTACTCGACCTCTTGCCAAtatactatatatatatacatatatattctcaacctatcttttttcctttctttttgtttattctgaACTCCCTTTCTTGTTGCTATTCCGACGCAAACACATTTTGTCCAGTTATTCCCACAACCAAAAGCCGGGGTCTCCTCCACCGTTTTGTGGGGTGTCTTGTACAGTCCACTGGGGGCACTGAGCCTAAACTGTGCGCAACCCAGGAGAGGGCAAAAAGtgcgacagcagcaacagaaagagcaaaaacaagagggaggggaaagggagtttttttttattattttgagcGCCACCTAGCCGGACGGCTTTACTGATTTGTTAataccattttttttttaaggaaGGAGAGGGGTGAGCCAGCAATATTAAATTATTTTAGTTGAGGAGCGACGATAACATTTTCaacaagaaggagaaagggaAGCACAAATCTAGAAGCATTTTTCATCAGCAAAGTGCCGCAGGTGTAAAGTAAGAGGTGTAACATATCAAGGACACACAAAACTACACATTTATACAAATACATTAATACATCCTCTCCTCGATCTGCAGAGGCGTGAGGgcgaaagaagggggagattttttttcgtcgttTTTCCTTCGCTCAGCTTCGCTACGTCTCAACCTCAATAGTAAGGAGACAACGGTGAGCAGTCAACCAATTGGGACGTTGAGGTGCTTAGAGCGCAGAGTGAAACAAGAAAGGGTAGAAGCGTAAAGTCGGAACAAGTGTGTTAGGTGCACACAGAAAGGAGGTGGGAAAGGggacaataaaataaaaggaggggggcggaaaaCATACAATTgagtttcctcttccctctatTACACGCGCGCCCTTTCCTACGTGCGTAATTGATTTAGTCTTAGCTCCGCTTACAATCTTTTAGAAATGATGATATATCCTCGCATGAGAGTGGAGGTTTCCTACTCTGCCACTCTCATGGTGTTGTGGGCGCTTCTACTAACTTTCATGTCGTGGAGAGTTAACCAATCGTCGGAGGGTATGGCTGTGCTTTTGTTGACTATCATGTCCGTTGCCACGCCGGATGGTGAAAGCCATCTTTTTCTCCCGTTATTGTTTCTGGCAGAGCGGTTACTGGGGGAAGTAATGTCGTGCAGAATGCTGCCTCACGAGTTTCATGCGTCAACGATTCTGTCGTTCATGACAACTTCCTACTCTCATACCTTGTGGAAAAGGGACTCTCGTCCCAGAATTTTTATGTGTGGTATTCGTGATGTCATAGTGTGGCTGCTCTTAATCTTCATTGCATTTAAGGACTGCGGCGTCACCGTTGGTGGTGgagtttttgttgtgtttggttttgttttctacGTAACACTGAAGCGAATTCTTGGTGAAAGTGAGGCAATTTTGGTTGGTGGGTTGGTTGGCTTCTACGCGTTCGACGCCGTTAGTGGCTGGGGATTTAGTAGTGTCGGTGCATTCAATGCGGACGCACCTAATAAAGAGGGTTTACATACGGTCAGTGTTATGACCAAAGCACACATTGTCAGTCGTACGGCAATAATGTGCGCTGTAGTGATGGCATCGGTGCTGTATTTTGCCTCGCGCTTCTGTCTAGTGGCCAAGTTTGATAACTCAAAATCATCTGAGCAGGTTATGAACGTGCCACGGATCACGTTTGCCTTCTGGATGTCTCTAACGATCATTGTAGCGTCGGCGTACGCGGTGGGAAGCATGGAAATAGGAGAGGATATAGCGTTGTGGCTGGTGCGATACATAACAGCCAGCAGATTTCGTATCTTAACAATTGTGTATTGGAGTATTGCCGTACCTTCGATGGTTGTAGTAGTGGATGTTTTCACCAAAGACTTGAGTAAGGTTGTAAGACGGAAGTTGTTTCACTTTCTGGCCGTTGCAGCCTTCACCCCTGCCGCTATTGCTGATCCCCAGTTCCTTTCGTTATCGTTGTCTGTTGCCACAAGCCTCTCCATATTATTGGAGTTGGGGCGCTACTACGGAGTGAGTGGCGCTTCCTATGTAAATGCTTTTGTGGTCCATCACATCGACAGCCGTGATTCCATCAAAGGTGTCGTCCGCACGCATATTTATCTCATTTATGGATTGGGACTTTCCATGATGCTTTACTACCGTCGTGAACGCAACGGAAAAACAGAGCATCATAATAGTTTGTTGGAGCTCTCTATCAGTGTCATTCCCGGCCTTGTGTCGCTCGGCGTTGTTGATGCATGTGCAGGTATTGTTGGAAgctcatttcttctttcctacAGACGGGCACTGGGTCGATATCTTAGCAATAATGTCTACACTGAAAGAGCTAATGCAACCATTACACACAAGACAACCACGGGAACATTAGGTGGGTTTGTGTGCGGGGTTGTGTTTTGGGTTTTCGTGTTGTTTGTGTCTAACGTGGAACAGCACGGCCAAGCGGCCATGTCTCTTGTTCTCGTTGTTGTGTGTAGCGTTGCGGAGTGCTTTACAGATGGTATTGACAACTTGCAGCTTCCTTTAGCATTGTATGGGGCTGTGACGACATTATTCGCGTTTTCAGGGTGGGGTGAAGATAGTTGTGCTTAGTTGGTTCATCAGTTCGTAGGGAATTAAGAAACGTGAATTGACACAGTATAGGGAAACGGGCTAATCGAAAGAAGgtagataaaagaaaaacaaaagaaaccaagcacacacacacacacacacacatacactcaTGCACTCATACGTACATAAAAAGAGtatggaaaagggaagagggagcTGAAAGCGCAAATGATGATACACCTGGAGAGATACGGAATAAGATGATGTGGGAGATCGTGAACATTTTTGTGACATACCGAATGTGCGGGGTTGAGGAgcgaagcaaaaggaaaagccgGAGGgtggagaaaaggaggaagaaagggagcaAAGGAGGAATTAAGGAACGCGGAAAAGAGGAGATGAATTTAGATATGCATAATCCGTGGCTGTAAGGTAAGCTGTCTGTAGATTTCATGGGACTCCCAACCCCAATTACCTTGCCCCCTTCATCACGAATCTGCTTTTTACATATGTTTTTGGTTGCACGCCTTTTATAGTTGCTGATGTTAGTGGTGATGGGGAGTCATGTGGTTTATGACCTCTTGcactctttgttgttgttatatatatatatatatatcgttgCTTTTTGTCACGACGAAAgtgtgacttttttttttttggtgcgtGTCgtcggtgtgtgtgtgtattggCGCATTGCGTCGACAGACTGTGCGCATTGGTATAAGAGGGCAACTTTAATGATTATTATATCTATCTGCCAtacaacattttttttgttaaaggatactttttttaaaaaaaagaagagtgtgCAATTAACTAAAGAGTGATGGTGGTCAAAAAGATGTTGCGGATACTGGgtgtgagggggggggggaatataaaggaaaaaacacgTACGGGcgatataataataaaatttaTATTAATGGTTTAATAAATTATAAATATGTTTAAATTTACTTGTATGCGTTTATATTTGAATGTGCATCTGCAATGCATCCATCCCCATaagggggggaaaggagggaaactgtgttgaaggaaagaaaagacgtGAGgggaaacgaaacgaaaaaaaaagagggttaAGAGCATGGAGAGAAATGTCCGCTTCTTCGTAAAAATTTGAAGacacaaaagcaaagataaaaaagaaaaagaagagaagaaggacGGAAGCTGGTACTAGAGGATTATATATTCCCCCACTAGTCAAGTGAGTCACTTTCATAGTGCATTCCCCTTTCATTCGGTCTTtcgcttgtgtttttttgtatttcctcctcggtatttaacaaaaaaaaactttccctcatttcgttctttgtttcctttaaaGTTTCAAGGCACTTCTTCTTGGGTCGCATACTTGAGTTGGCACTTTCcgtgatttttttcttatttgccCCTCCACCGCCACAGCATCCTAACACCTTGTATTTATTATGAAATATACGAACGTATTCGTTTATTTAACTTGTTGAGAGTCGTTTTTCACCCCCTGTTCTGctatgttttcccccttttgtccCCATACCTACTCGATTTTTCCCTCGGAGGCACGCGCTATACCCTTCGTGCAAGAGAGCGCTGTATTTTAACATGATGAGTATACCCTCTATTTATAAACACGTGTCacatttgtgttgttgttttcttactCAATATAAACTACTTATGTATATGTAATTGCTCCatcttttttccacttcttttcttgtttttcttttgcattaTCAACAATACGTCCCGTTTCCTTTATTACACCACAAAATCATTTCGCCAGACACACTGTTAATAATAGTATCAATAACTTTAATTAGAAGTGGTAAGGGTACTTGTATATTGCTCTGTTCCTGTTTGTTATTGAcctttcattttccctccttttccgcGGGTAGAGAAGGAACTCACATCTTGACAAACACCAGTGCGCCGCTACGCGAATATTGACAGTGCGAAcatagggggggggaagaaatatCGAAGAGAAATGGACGGCTGCGTCAACTACAGTGCAGCGGGCGGTAGTAATGAGGCGGGGAGGGTGCATTCGTCCCGGTTTCAAAATGTAAGAAGAGTGGTGAGTAGCGATGTGAATGTGACAAGCATCGGAGGTCTCCCCGCCATTCAAAATGCATCCGGGCAGAGGGAAACCCCCTCACAAAACCCATTGTCGCTGAACGCATCGGAGAGTAAAGCAAGGGCAAACCGAATTATGATACAAGAACGCTGGCGAAGTGTCCTCCTAGAGTACGAAGTAGGTCTAAAGGAGCTGGTAACGAACAGCATGGAGGAACCACCGAGCGCCATACGCACCATGAAAACGTTTCAGCTGTACGACTCCGTCACCCGCGCGGTTGCGCAGCAATCGCCTGAGTTCGGTAACATGCTGAGAATGTTTCGCATGGAATTTTGTCGGGCGATATTTACTCAACCCACCCTCACTGCCAGTTATCTTCATCCGGAGGACGAAGGTTCCGGGCAGAGTGAGGAGCTGGGTGCGACATATTTTGATCAAACGGAGATGCTGCTACGCGAGAATGCCGCATTGCGTCTCGAAGTAAACCTTGGAAACACACGAGACAATCTGGCAAGACTAAGACAGGAACTTGAAAATTTTAGAGAAGCAGTAACGTACTATGAAAATGAAGTAAGTCGCCTTGAGAGGGAGAATGAGCGATATGCAGCAAGCTATGTGACCGCGAGGGATGAGTTGACGAGCGAGCGGGAGAAGAATAGGAAAATCAAGAACGAATTCGATGACGTGCGGCTGCGGCTGTTGCAAGAAAATAAGGACCTCCACTTGCGTATTTGCAGGCTGCGGAAGTGTCTCAGTGATAACGAATCTGTATTCGTGAAGGATGCGTACAAGGTAATAAAAGATAAGCGAATGACCCTGCTCCAAGGATTATTTGAACAGGGCGATGAGCGAGTTGTGCTTTTGGTGATGCTTAGCCAGTTGGAGAGTCGTATGAACGAACTGCTTGACCAATACGATAGGGACGTCTTGTTTGGCGATTATGCCGGAGAGTACGAACAGTGTAGGCGAACACTTGGTGTCGTTGCTCTGTTAATAGAGGAGATGCACTTGTGTGAGCAACGGTATATGCAATTACTCCCACGTGATGGGAAATTAATAAATGACGAACAGGATGAGACGGATGTATTCGCCTCCCTCCTGAGCGACCCTCGCATGTACGAGGCACTGGTGGCCAGGTTGTGTATTCGGCAGGGTGGAAGCTCTAAGACTACACCGCAACTTTTGAAATTGGTAGACGATGCTCTTCCTGACGGTCCAGAGGTTAGGATGTCCCTTGCTGTGTATAAAGGGGCGCAAACAACAAGTCCAGCAGAATCCAACACGCAAAATAGTGTTTCGGCAGTGAGGGAGATGGATGACACTGTAGCGCAGGTACCCGCCCCAAGCAGGAAGGTATCAATTCTTTATAGCCACGATGGTAATCCCGACACTTCCTCAAATACAATTCCTAATGATTCGTTTTGTCATCTGCGCACAGCATCGTCACCAGATGACTCGGAAGAGGCGGCGAAGAGAAAATCTGAAGGAGAGGCTGGGGAACCGCAAAAACCACCGATTATCCAAAAGTTgggggggaagaaatttCCTTTGGAGATGCCCCAATCATTCGTGGATCTTCCTGAAGAAATGTTCGAAGAGGCCAAGCGAAAGCAAGAAGAGTGGGTGGCGAATATCCTTCTGACGAGTGACGAAGGCGATCAACTGCTCCAGCGCGTGAAGGCTGGCGGCGCCTCTAGCAGCCACTTGACGAAAGGAGAGCAGCTCATGCGGCACTTTCTTATGAAACCGATGTTGGATGTGAGCGCCAATAAGTTTCACTGTGGAATCGACGTCTTTACCGGTCCTGCACAGCATACACAAGCTCTTCTGTGTTCTGTCAATCATGTGGACCCTGTTGAACCATTTGCTGTACCTCAGGGGACGCGCTTCATGCATATAAAGTATCGCAATGTACTGCGAGAAGAGGCAGTTGTTAAAGGAGATGATTCCTCAAACAATCTATCCGTGTCGGAGGCTCTTGAGGAATGGGGTGGTAAGACGATATTTACACGTGTCGATTGCGCCCACGAGCAAAATAAGAATGAAGTGGCCGAAATGTTGAGTAAGTCACATTTGTTTGGTGAACTCAAGCCATCCAACTACTCAAAAAGCCTCCTGAAAGGTGTTATGGCATCTTCTTCAACATCACCCGCAACTGCAGTGTTTTTACGCCTTAACCCTCTTTCACCTAACCGGTCGCCAGAGTGGTTGCTTTACCAGAATATGTTTGGCGGCTATAGGCCGATTACTCCGAGACTCATTGATGTGTCTACTATCGGGCACATTTTACTAAACTCGTGCGAACGCCACTTTCAACGGGCGGAAGAGCGGTACCTCCGGTGCCTAGAGCAAACTAAAACTCGAGCAACTAATAGTGAAATGGTACGTATGCTGGTTGAGTCAGTCTTCAGGGAGTCGTATGTTTTGACGGAATTCCAAGAGTCATTTGTAAAGGAACTAGAGTCTCGTTATTGCTACCCAGAACTCGTGGCGAAGACCATGTACGAAATTTTGTGTTACTTTGATGCAACGATGGCGGCACAGCCACTGGTGGATCTCTACCTTAGCTGCATTCGGGGTTTCGAGTCCCCTACACGTATTCATTACATCACGTACGTAATGCACCAGATATCGGCCAACTGGCCTTCCTCCAACCCAGAGGAAGCAATAGAAAAGGAGGACGTACTCACATTACTTGAACATGTATATAAGAGAGCTTCCGGTGTGATAAGTATGGGCCCCAGTGAAATCATCTCTGAGTACCAACTAGCCACACACTCTGCTCCAATTACACTCAACGCACTCCGTGGTTACCTGGTGACTATCATGCTTCATTATGAAGATCCATTGTCACTTTACTTTAATGGTCTGCTTAGTTACCGTGCGAAGTCCAACTCTGTTGTGACCATGAACTATGAACAATTTGAGGCAGCATTGGAGGGGACATGGGAGGAGGCGGTGGAGGGAAAACTTTTCATCCGGTACCTTGTTTCTGGATGTGGTTTCAACAAAACCGAGGAACTTTCAACAAAGGAATTGGCATGTGTCGCGACGAGTATGTGGAGTTCACACATGTGGAAGAGTATGTAAAGTGGCGGAGGTTTTGGTCGTCGTGAGGATgggtgttgtttgttgttgttgttgtgtgtgtgtgtgtgtgtgtgtgtgtgttgcgcTTTTGTTGGGGTGGGATTTGTGATGCTGGTTGCCGGAGGAGATTCAGCCGTTACTTTCTTTATGTAGAGTTACAGTGAAATGGGCTTTTATCGTGTCCTAGGGCTGTATTGTGAACAATAAAACTGCGAACCCCCGGTTGTAGGTGCTTGTTCTAGACTCCTTATCTTACCCGAAGCAAATTCACCGGTATCTTTCCTTGTTGTAGTTTTAAAGTTTTCGCCAGCATGAGTATGGAGGAAGGGGGCTTTGTCTCTACCATATTGGTTAATGtttttcgtatatatatatatattgtttccTGTACTACACGAAGTTGTATGTTGCGCTAAACTTGTTGTTCGCTGGAATAAactacatattttttttatactttGTCATTACCCCCCCCTTCTGCACGAAGAACCTTACACGCATATGCAGACAGTGCTACAGATAGTAAAGGACCACAAGTGACTCACTTGAATACCGCGTATAACCATAGAGTAGTGTACGTATCATCATACATTTAAATTGCGTCCTGGAATTATATGCGAGGTCAGCCTTAAAGGCAAGGAAAGAATGACTTCTCACAACATAGTGATGAGGCAAAGGACACTAAATGAGTTTTTCCCTCAAACCCCTTCAGCGGCTGGCACACACGGTAGAACAATAGTGCTGCCATggcaggaaaaaagagatgaaaaCAACTCGCCGCATGGTTACATAGGCTGGGATATCGTAACTGCAGCTCTAATGGAGTCGGATACGACAGACACATCAAGCCTCAGAATACTTCTTCAGGTGCTTTATACGCGGAAAATTATTTCTGAAACTCGTCAGGTGCTGTGCTTTGGGGTACTTTGTCATGTTCTCGATCACGTCATGACTGCTGAAGAACGTGtgcagtttttttgtttcactttaCCCTGGATGAAGCGCGCCGTACTCCGGGGACCTGAGTTGTTTCCCCAAGAGATTCCTATTTTATCACAGAGTGATACCCATCGTTTGCTGTTCACACATGAAGAGGCCTCAACACTGCTGGTTTGTggttttttctcccttttccagGGAAGATCTCAGGTGCATAAATTTGGAAGCTCTACTGGGCTACACaaactttcttcctttaacttTGTGCGCCTTCTTTGCAATGAAAAGCCTGATCGGTTTAGCAGTCAATGTGCGAAGGTGCAGTGTTTACTACAGTATTTTAGATATTGCGCTCGTTGCACGAAGGAAGTGTGGCCGTGCGTGGAGATCTATCGCGTTGCACGTACATCCTTTCCTGACTTTGAAAGAAGCACCCGCGCTATGGAGCCTGTCGTAATTTCCGAAAACTTGCTCATTGAAGAGAGTTATACGAACTTACAAGTGGATTTCGCCAACCGGTGTATCGGGGGTGGTGTTTTGTCTTCTGGTTGTCTCCAAGAGGAGATACGCTTCGTCACATCTCCGGAGCTACTTCTTTCTTGTCTCGTTTGTGAGGAGCTGTTAGACAATGAAGTGGTGTTTGTTGCCGGCGCCGCGTCCTACAGTGTTACGGAGGGTTATGCGAAGACTTTCCGTTATATTAGCGGGTGTACACCGGACATTATTCCTTTAAGTGGCCGGATGTTCAGGGTGGATTCATGCGAACAAGGGATGCATGTAGATAAAGTGCCTGTTAAGCTAGTTGGGAGAAATGATGAGGCTCCAAGGTTTGTGCGCAACACGTGTATAGTGGCCATGGACGCAGTCGATTTCAGTGATGCCGTGGACAACCAATTTCGTAAGGATTTTATAATCCGTGAAACCCATAAAGCTTTTGTGGCATTCAAAGGAATTCCTGACAGCACTCTATCATCCGTGCACTCTGGTCCTATTGCGACGGGGAACTGGGGCTGCGGTGCCTTTGGTGGCGATAGAGAACTTAAACTGTTATTACAGTGGTGTGCGGCCTCTCAGGCAGGACGACCGTTAATTTATTCCGCGTTCGGTGATATTGCGTTATGCAATGGTTTTCATAAAGTTTACAAGAAGCTACGCGAAGAGGAATGGACCGTAGGGGAGGTTTTTACTATGATTCTGTTCTGCTCCAGCATGTTTCCGAGACCACGCAACCAGTTGTTTGAGTGCTTCCTCACAATGCCGTGGTGTCGCCTTCCTCTGGGCACACATCTGGTGTTAATTTAGAAAAGATGAGAATTGTGGGACGGGTAAATTGGTGGCATTGTTCGTGTAACTTcatttctgttattttcattttctttttgcgcgTGTCTGTGTGTGCATCTCCATGAACTTTGTATTGTTATTcttctttctatttctgtttgtttgtttcttttttttttttgtgactaTCGCAGCCTCATAGTTTGTTGAATACTTCTGCATAAGTATATTATTAGGAGCATAATTCAAGCATACACCATTATGCAAACAGATTTTGGAGATGCCACTACTTTTTCCCTGAGGCCGGACCACAAGCGGAAGTTCCGACCGAATGATATCCGCCCAGTTGTTCGTAGCCTTCTTGAATCGAGGCTTGAGAATGAAGTTTACAAGGCGGACGAGATGCAGAGCATTAGCAAAGAAATTGCTGACGGCGTCCGTGATCGGATTCGGTCTATGGAACTTGAGCGATACAAAATAATGGTGCATTGTATGATCGGGGAGCAACGTGGGCAGGGACTTCGCGCTGGTTGCAAAATGTTTTGGGATTCTGATACGGATGACTACTTTGAGGAGGTTTACGTGACTCAACATCTCTTTGCTGTGGTGACGGTATTCGGCCTCTATCAATATTAAAAGGCGGATTGATCGCTGGCCGGGAAAGGACAGGGATTTTGGAACCAACGCTATGCATCACTTTGGGACAACTCTTCCACCGTGTCTATTCGCTCAGGTCCATatctttccttattttattaCCTCTTCTTTCTGTTCGCTTACTTTATATTCTTTCCCATATTCCATGGGTAGGAGATTATCCGTgtgtaaatatatgtgtatgttttgaaaaaaaaaaatgaccgGTTTCCCCTCAGCAAGGTGTGGCATACAACTTGGCATGACATGTTGTATAGTTATGAATGAATGTTGCATCACATGAGGTTTCCTCTCACTTACTGCCGCACCTCACACACTTCTGG
This window encodes:
- a CDS encoding poly(ADP-ribose) glycohydrolase, putative codes for the protein MTSHNIVMRQRTLNEFFPQTPSAAGTHGRTIVLPWQEKRDENNSPHGYIGWDIVTAALMESDTTDTSSLRILLQVLYTRKIISETRQVLCFGVLCHVLDHVMTAEERVQFFCFTLPWMKRAVLRGPELFPQEIPILSQSDTHRLLFTHEEASTLLVCGFFSLFQGRSQVHKFGSSTGLHKLSSFNFVRLLCNEKPDRFSSQCAKVQCLLQYFRYCARCTKEVWPCVEIYRVARTSFPDFERSTRAMEPVVISENLLIEESYTNLQVDFANRCIGGGVLSSGCLQEEIRFVTSPELLLSCLVCEELLDNEVVFVAGAASYSVTEGYAKTFRYISGCTPDIIPLSGRMFRVDSCEQGMHVDKVPVKLVGRNDEAPRFVRNTCIVAMDAVDFSDAVDNQFRKDFIIRETHKAFVAFKGIPDSTLSSVHSGPIATGNWGCGAFGGDRELKLLLQWCAASQAGRPLIYSAFGDIALCNGFHKVYKKLREEEWTVGEVFTMILFCSSMFPRPRNQLFECFLTMPWCRLPLGTHLVLI
- a CDS encoding dynein light chain, putative (similar to T complex testis-specific protein 2 (TCTEX-2) (Swiss-Prot:P11985) (Mus musculus;); simlar to GB:AAB58383.1: outer arm dynein light chain, 19K {Chlamydomonas reinhardtii}), with the protein product MQTDFGDATTFSLRPDHKRKFRPNDIRPVVRSLLESRLENEVYKADEMQSISKEIADGVRDRIRSMELERYKIMVHCMIGEQRGQGLRAGCKMFWDSDTDDYFEEVYVTQHLFAVVTVFGLYQY